The following coding sequences are from one Anguilla anguilla isolate fAngAng1 chromosome 12, fAngAng1.pri, whole genome shotgun sequence window:
- the naalad2 gene encoding N-acetylated-alpha-linked acidic dipeptidase 2 — protein sequence MGVQNSRLVKWICWFVVATVFFLNGFLIGWYARPTQSDSSVTASHRYLRDFLDEMQADKIKQHLRKFTRLPHLAGTEQNLRLAQQIRDEWLQFGLDSVEIVPYDVLLSYPNQTSPNFISIIDDQGNEVYSTSLSEPVPEGYENISDIVPPYSAFSAKGQPEGDLVYVNYGRTEDFFQLEREMGINCTGKIVIARYGKIFRGNKVKNAILAGAMGIILFSDPADYCAPGVKTYPDGWNLPGGGAQRGNVLNLNGAGDPLTPGYPAKEYTYRLSIDKGVGLPKIPVHPIGYNDAVNLLKNMGGEIPPNNWKGDLNVSYRIGPGFTAGFTTQKVRMNIHTNNQVTRIYNVIGKIRGAVEPDRYVILGGHRDAWVFGGIDPISGAAVVHESVRSAGKLVNQGWRPRRTIIFASWDAEEFGLLGSTEWAEDNSKLLQDRAVAYINADSAIEGTYTLRVDCTPSLHTLVYDVTKQIASPDEEDAGISLYESWHKKDNWTGDRDAPRISKLGSGSDFEAYFIRLGIASGRARYTKNRKTERYSSYPVYHSVYETFELVERFYDPTFRKLLAVAQVRGGLIFQLADSQLLPLDCNEYAIYLNKYAQSIFMLAQKHQADLLKYQVLFDSLFSAVNNFTTAARDFHNRLTHLDVANSMEVRMVNDQMMYLERAFVDPLGLPGRPFYRHIIFAPSSHNKYAGESFPGIYDAMFDIENSEDPAAAWEEVKRQISIAAFTVHAAATTLMPAA from the exons ATGGGGGTCCAGAATAGCAGACTTGTCAAATGGATTTGTTGGTTTGTCGTTGCGACGGTGTTTTTCTTAAATGGCTTCCTAATAG GTTGGTACGCAAGACCCACTCAAAGTGACAGCAGTGTGACAGCGTCTCACAGATACCTGCGAGATTTCCTGGATGAAATGCAAGCTGACAAAATCAAGCAGCACCTGAG GAAATTCACACGGCTCCCTCACCTGGCGGGAACTGAACAGAACCTCCGCCTAGCCCAGCAGATCAGGGACGAGTGGTTGCAGTTTGGACTGGACTCGGTGGAGATAGTGCCCTACGATGTGCTGCTGTCCTACCCCAACCAGACCAGCCCTAACTTCATCTCCATCATCGATGACCAAGGGAACGAG GTGTACAGTACCTCCCTCTCGGAGCCTGTGCCCGAGGGGTATGAAAACATCTCTGATATCGTCCCACCGTACAGTGCTTTTTCGGCCAAAGGCCAGCCTGAG GGTGATCTAGTTTATGTGAACTATGGGCGTACGGAGGACTTTTTTCAACTTGAACGTGAAATGGGAATCAATTGCACCGGCAAGATTGTCATCGCAAGATATGGCAAAATCTTCAGAGGTAACAAG gTGAAGAATGCCATCCTTGCAGGTGCAATGGGCATAATCCTTTTTTCAGACCCGGCTGACTACTGCGCTCCAGGGGTGAAGACGTACCCAGATGGGTGGAACCTCCCCGGGGGAGGAGCCCAGAGGGGGAATGTCCTGAACCTCAATGGGGCGGGTGACCCCCTGACGCCTGGTTACCCTGCCAAAG AATACACCTACAGATTGAGCATTGATAAGGGAGTTGGGCTTCCCAAGATTCCTGTGCATCCCATTGGCTACAATGATGCTGTCAATCTGCTCAA AAATATGGGGGGAGAAATTCCCCCCAACAACTGGAAGGGGGACCTCAATGTCTCATATAGGATTGGGCCTGGATTCACAGCAGGGTTCACCACACA GAAAGTCAGGATGAATATCCACACAAACAACCAGGTGACCAGGATCTACAATGTCATCGGCAAAATTCGAGGGGCTGTGGAACCAG ACAGGTACGTGATCCTGGGGGGTCACCGGGACGCGTGGGTGTTTGGTGGGATCGACCCCATCTCAGGCGCGGCCGTAGTCCATGAGTCTGTGAGGAGTGCTGGGAAGCTTGTCAATCAAG GCTGGAGACCCAGGCGGACGATCATCTTTGCCAGCTGGGATGCAGAGGAGTTTGGGCTGCTGGGATCCACAGAATGGGCTGAG GACAACTCAAAATTGCTGCAAGACAGAGCTGTGGCTTACATCAATGCTGACTCCGCTATAGAAG GTACTTACACCTTGAGGGTAGACTGCACACCATCACTCCACACTCTTGTGTATGATGTCACCAAACAG ATTGCCAGTCCTGATgaagaggatgctgggatatctCTCTATGAGAGCTGGCACAAAAAAGACAACTGGACGGGGGATCGAGACGCACCcag AATCAGCAAGCTGGGCTCAGGCAGTGACTTTGAAGCATACTTCATAAGACTGGGAATCGCTTCTGGGAGGGCCAGATACACCAAGAACAGG aAAACTGAAAGGTACAGCAGTTACCCAGTATACCACAGCGTGTACGAGACATTTGAACTGGTGGAACGTTTCTACGACCCCACCTTCCGGAAGCTGCTAGCAGTGGCCCAGGTTAGGGGAGGTCTCATCTTCCAGCTGGCTGActcccagctcctcccactggaCTGCAATGAGTATGCCATTTACCTGAACAAATATGCCCAGAGCATCTTCATGCTCGCTCAGAAACACCAGGCCGACCTGCTCAAATATCAGGTCTTATTCG ATTCTCTTTTTTCTGCTGTGAATAATTTCACAACTGCTGCAAGGGACTTCCACAATCGTCTTACACACCTGGACGTGGCCAA CTCTATGGAGGTCCGAATGGTAAATGATCAGATGATGTATCTGGAGAGGGCATTTGTGGATCCCCTTGGATTACCAGGGAGACCTTTCTACAG GCATATTATTTTTGCACCAAGTAGTCATAACAAGTATGCCGGGGAGTCTTTCCCTGGAATCTATGACGCCATGTTTGATATCGAGAACTCTGAAGATCCCGCCGCTGCATGGGAAGAAGTAAAAAGACAGATCAGCATTGCAGCCTTCACAGTTCACGCAGCGGCCACTACCCTCATGCCAGCCGCATGA
- the chordc1a gene encoding cysteine and histidine-rich domain-containing protein 1a yields the protein MSLLCYNKGCGQRFDPDKNPDDSCTYHPGVPVFHDALKGWSCCKRRTTDFSDFLSIAGCTKGPHNKEKPPEPVKPDVKTSGEKKELEDLKPKFNEYVIQAPKPVESIQRPSGDEPIIRLQQKVSLSLKQSLEKLKLSEVSEPEKKEEEGDEVKIGTSCKNGGCSKTFNGPGSNEEACMYHPGVPIFHEGMKYWSCCKRKTSDFNTFLSQEGCTKGKHLWKKEDTGKKIVPCRFDWHQTGSQVMISVYARNSIPELSFVEGNSTKLNIHIIFEGEKEFQHNIDLWGVIDVNKSVMNMMATKIEIAMKKAEPMTWARLDLPPVKIQPAEKKENADEDPDD from the exons ATGTCTTTGCTGTGTTACAATAAAGGTTGCGGACAACGCTTTGACCCAGACAAAAACCCAGATG ATTCTTGTACTTACCACCCTGGGGTTCCTGTCTTTCACGATGCACTAAAA GGTTGGTCTTGTTGTAAAAGACGGACGACTGACTTCTCTGATTTCTTAAGCATTGCT GGGTGTACAAAGGGCCCACACAATAAAGAGAAGCCTCCTGAACCTGTGAAACCAGATGTCAAGACATCTGGTGAGAAGAAAGAACTAGAGGACCTGAAACCAAAGTTCAACGAGTATGTTATCCAAGCACCAAAACCCGTGGAGTCAATTCAGCGACCAAG TGGCGATGAGCCTATTATTAGGCTACAGCAAaaagtctccctctctctgaagcAGTCATTGGAAAAACTGAAGCTATCTGAAGTCAGTGAGCCCGAGAAGAAAG AGGAGGAGGGTGATGAAGTGAAGATTGGGACATCCTGCAAAAATGGAGGCTGTTCAAAG ACTTTCAATGGACCAGGAAGCAACGAGGAGGCGTGTATGTATCATCCAGGAGTTCCCATTTTCCATGAAGG GATGAAGTACTGGAGCTGCTGCAAGAGGAAAACCTCAGATTTTAACACCTTTCTGTCCCAAGAGGGCTGTACAAAAGGAAAGCACCTATGGAAGAAAGAGGACACA GGGAAGAAGATTGTGCCCTGTAGGTTTGACTGGCACCAGACAGGCAGCCAGGTCATGATCTCTGTCTATGCCAGAAACTCCATTCCAGAGTTGAGCTTTGTGGAGGGGAACAGCACAAAG CTCAATATCCACATCATATTTGAAGGGGAAAAGGAATTTCAGCACAACATCGATTTGTGGGGT GTCATCGATGTGAACAAGAGTGTCATGAACATGATGGCAACAAAGATTGAGATTGCCATGAAGAAAGCAGAGCCGATGACGTGGGCCAGACTCGATCTACCTCCGGTGAAAATTCAGCCTgcagaaaagaaggaaaatgcaGACGAAGACCCCGATGATTAA
- the nlrc3l gene encoding protein NLRC3, which yields MSVPEIPEVPEDLGADMGPEMESFQAESPPSPAPSYLSMESDEDQPVKADEEHVFTPVRVDLERAESQDTRQNEIERFSVQPREGAFFSEHGPDAAYEPISATDLLELESMVLETEENLSPMEIPFIFKLIQRTLQQLTEQELSLFKKYLSHNHSRYFENRMEDFDVLDVVDKMLERCGKVIAVKVALHVLKCMKRNDLADFLEAKSRRVMLQHDLKEHLKMKYETIFEGIPRHGQHCYLGNIYTDVLMTEGGHGEINEDHEVRQSEMASGGQSRPETALKPSDLFEPSFVRERPVRTVMTRGIAGIGLTVAVKKFIVDWIEGKANQDIDFVFPLPFWEQNLVRMKEQNLIDYFTIFYPEIKDMDFIESPDCKVLFIFDALDEYRHTLSFQTNGSWNDPKAPTSVDMLLTNLIRGNLFPSCRIWITTRTAASSIIPADCVDLLTQVHGFTDFQKEQYFRKKICDQNQARKILAHVKSSRSLYIMCHVPAFSWILVTVFARQIVVDDQGETPLIMTQLFTHYMLLQTNMMHAKYQGRHSNIPEWTEVDRDFLMKLGKLGFQLLEKGRKEFCLRDLKDCGLDVTGAIVQSGLCTELFSLHAESQQRVFRFVHLSIQEYLAAFYVYMSFRVKRRNVLDQALGLFKEPTLVDLLCSAVDKALQSQNGHLDLFLRFLLGLSVDSTQRLFRPFIKLPESSARSIEETVRYIRKKIRENASPERCRNLNHCLTELEG from the exons ATGAGTGTTCCTGAAATTCCTGAGGTTCCTGAGGATCTTGGTGCAGACATGGGCCCtgagatggagag TTTCCAGGCAGAGAGCCCCCCATCACCAGCACCAAGCTATTTGTCCATGGAGAGTGATGAGGATCAGCCTGTCAAAGCTGATGAAGAACATGTTTTTACACCTGTAAG AGTCGATCTTGAGAGAGCAGAGTCACAAGATACGAGGCAGAATGAAATCGAGAGGTTCTCTGTTCAGCCCAGAGAAGGAGCTTTTTTCTCAGAACATGG ACCAGATGCAGCGTACGAGCCAATCTCTGCCACGGATTTATTAGAGTTGGAGAGCATGGTCCTCGAGACAGAAGAGAATCTCTCTCCCATGGAGATACCATTTATATTCAAG TTAATCCAGAGAACTCTGCAGCAGTTGACCGAACAGGAGTTGTCTCTGTTCAAGAAGTATCTGAGCCACAATCACTCTCGATACTTTGAGAATCGGATGGAGGATTTTGATGTCCTGGATGTTGTGGATAAGATGCTGGAGCGCTGTGGAAAAGTGATAGCTGTTAAGGTTGCATTGCATGTCCTGAAGTGCATGAAAAGGAATGATCTAGCTGACTTCCTGGAAGCAAAGAGTCGTAGAG TTATGCTACAGCATGACTTGAAAGAACATCTCAAGATGAAGTACGAGACCATATTTGAAGGGATACCCAGACATGGGCAGCACTGCTATTTGGGTAACATCTATACAGATGTGCTCATGACAGAGGGTGGACATGGTGAGATTAACGAGGACCATGAGGTGAGGCAAAGTGAGATGGCTTCAGGAGGACAATCCAGACCAGAGACTGCACTAAAACCCAGTGACCTGTTCGAACCCTCATTTGTTCGTGAGAGACCTGTCAGGACTGTGATGACCAGGGGGATTGCAGGCATAGGGTTAACAGTTGCTGTGAAGAAATTCATTGTGGACTGGATAGAAGGAAAGGCCAACCAAgacattgattttgtttttccacttcCTTTTTGGGAGCAGAACCTGGTCAGGATGAAAGAACAAAACCTGATTGACTACTTTACCATCTTCTACCCAGAAATAAAAGATATGGATTTCATTGAATCTCCTGACTGCaaagttttgttcatttttgatgCTCTTGATGAATATCGGCATACTTTAAGCTTCCAGACGAATGGAAGCTGGAATGATCCAAAGGCACCAACATCTGTGGATATGCTGCTTACTAATCTAATCAGAGGGAATCTTTTTCCATCTTGTCGGATCTGGATCACAACGCGCACAGCAGCATCCAGTATTATCCCTGCGGACTGTGTTGACCTGCTGACTCAGGTGCACGGATTTACTGATTTCCAGAAGGAGCagtacttcaggaagaaaatTTGTGATCAGAACCAGGCCCGTAAAATTCTGGCGCATGTGAAATCATCAAGAAGCCTTTATATCATGTGCCATGTGCCAGCGTTCTCTTGGATTCTAGTAACAGTTTTTGCAAGACAAATTGTTGTGGATGACCAAGGAGAGACTCCCTTGATTATGACACAGTTGTTCACACACTACATGCTCCTTCAGACAAATATGATGCATGCAAAGTATCAAGGACGCCATTCAAATATACCAGAGTGGACAGAGGTTGACAGGGATTTCCTCATGAAACTGGGGAAGCTGGGTTTTCAACTGCTGGAAAAAGGCAGGAAAGAATTCTGTCTAAGAGACCTAAAGGATTGTGGTCTTGATGTTACAGGAGCAATTGTGCAATCAGGGCTATGCACGGAGCTGTTCTCACTGCACGCAGAGTCCCAGCAGAGAGTTTTCCGTTTTGTACATCTGAGCATCCAGGAATATCTAGCTGCTTTCTATGTGTATATGTCCTTTCGAGTTAAGCGCAGGAATGTTCTTGACCAAGCACTGGGGCTGTTCAAAGAACCTACTCTTGTGGATTTACTCTGCAGTGCCGTGGACAAAGCCTTACAGAGCCAGAACGGACACTTGGATCTGTTTCTCCGTTTTCTTCTTGGCCTCTCAGTGGACTCCACACAGAGACTCTTTCGACCCTTCATCAAACTTCCTGAGAGCAGTGCACGCAGCATTGAGGAAACAGTTAGGTACATCAGGAAGAAGATCAGAGAGAATGCCAGTCCAGAGAGGTGCAGAAATCTGAATCATTGTCTGACTGAACTGGAAGGCTGA